A part of Dermacentor variabilis isolate Ectoservices chromosome 10, ASM5094787v1, whole genome shotgun sequence genomic DNA contains:
- the LOC142559832 gene encoding beta-1,3-galactosyltransferase 5-like — translation MKGIDVARTLSILSALSVGFVTIRYKYACYQTKRSTSSTHCGPENTMPSFKYVTQTAKFCGRAANRTSVLIGVVSNTDHFDARAAIRDTWGGTALKMDFVVVFLLGKTLDPEVQLKVFAEQGLYGDIVQGDFLDTYRNLTYKTVMLIRWAREKCSGVNFVLKTDDDMLVSVWDLAVVVNSLEGVKRTMWGYLYRDHQPHRNASSKWYVSRKEYAPDTYPPFLSGTGYLISGDSIAALEELTHDECFLPLEDIYLTAIVAERAQVGRLGFDGFSNEHKRFYQPCSTPRVVTSHDWSAAALRQEWSRAISRLDFGLCAGIKKCQMVS, via the coding sequence ATGAAAGGTATCGATGTAGCTCGTACGCTGTCGATACTCTCAGCGCTCTCCGTTGGTTTTGTCACCATACGCTACAAGTATGCCTGTTATCAGACAAAACGATCTACGTCGTCGACGCATTGTGGCCCTGAAAATACGATGCCTAGCTTCAAGTACGTAACACAGACGGCAAAATTTTGTGGACGAGCTGCTAATCGAACTTCGGTGCTTATCGGTGTTGTTTCAAACACGGACCATTTCGACGCTCGGGCAGCGATCCGGGATACCTGGGGCGGCACGGCCCTCAAAATGGACTTTGTTGTCGTCTTCCTGCTGGGAAAGACACTGGACCCGGAAGTACAGCTCAAGGTATTCGCCGAACAGGGCCTTTACGGTGATATAGTTCAGGGAGACTTTCTCGACACCTACAGGAACCTCACCTACAAGACTGTGATGCTGATCCGCTGGGCTCGGGAAAAGTGCTCGGGCGTTAATTTCGTGCTGAAGACTGACGACGACATGCTGGTCAGCGTATGGGACCTCGCCGTCGTCGTCAACAGTTTGGAGGGAGTCAAACGCACAATGTGGGGCTATCTGTATCGCGATCATCAACCCCATCGCAACGCATCCTCCAAGTGGTATGTGTCTCGGAAAGAATACGCGCCAGATACCTATCCCCCATTCCTCTCGGGGACCGGATACCTAATATCTGGTGACAGCATTGCCGCACTAGAGGAGCTCACACACGACGAGTGCTTCTTGCCTCTCGAAGACATCTACCTGACCGCCATCGTTGCGGAGAGAGCTCAAGTGGGTCGTTTAGGTTTCGATGGCTTCTCCAATGAACACAAGCGGTTCTACCAGCCGTGCTCGACCCCCAGGGTCGTAACGTCTCATGATTGGAGCGCGGCGGCATTGCGACAAGAATGGAGTCGCGCTATCTCGCGCTTGGACTTCGGGCTGTGCGCTGGAATAAAGAAATGCCAGATGGTGTCGTAG